One part of the Peromyscus leucopus breed LL Stock chromosome 19, UCI_PerLeu_2.1, whole genome shotgun sequence genome encodes these proteins:
- the LOC114694906 gene encoding N-alpha-acetyltransferase 11: MNIRRARPDDLMNMQHCNLLCLPENYQMKYYFYHGLSWPQLSYIAEDEDGKIVGYVLAKMEEDPDDVPHGHITSLAVKRSHRRLGLAQKLMDQASRAMIENFSAKYVSLHVRKSNRAALHLYSNTLNFQVSEVEPKYYADGEDAYAMKRDLSQMADELRRQLVLKKGRYVVLGSKETQGSTPGSEEACQQENLVGEDSGRDSKDSTDVQDSLQDLESTP, translated from the coding sequence ATGAACATCCGCCGGGCTCGGCCAGATGACCTGATGAACATGCAACACTGCAACCTCCTTTGCCTTCCTGAGAACTATCAGATGAAGTACTATTTCTATCATGGCCTCTCTTGGCCCCAGCTCTCCTACATTGCTGAGGATGAGGATGGGAAGATCGTGGGTTATGTGCTGGCCAAAATGGAAGAGGATCCTGATGATGTCCCTCATGGACACATCACCTCATTGGCTGTGAAACGCTCCCATCGGCGCCTTGGCCTGGCCCAGAAGCTGATGGACCAGGCCTCACGGGCCATGATTGAGAACTTCAGCGCTAAGTATGTATCCCTGCATGTCAGGAAGAGCAACCGAGCAGCCTTGCACCTTTACTCCAACACCCTGAACTTCCAGGTTAGTGAGGTGGAGCCCAAGTACTATGCAGATGGAGAAGATGCCTATGCTATGAAGCGGGATCTCTCCCAGATGGCAGATGAGCTGAGACGTCAGCTGGTGCTGAAGAAGGGCAGATACGTGGTCCTGGGCTCCAAGGAGACCCAGGGCAGCACACCTGGTTCTGAAGAGGCCTGTCAGCAGGAGAACCTGGTCGGAGAGGATAGTGGCCGTGACAGCAAAGACAGCACTGATGTCCAGGACAGCTTGCAAGACTTGGAGTCCACCCCCTAA
- the Txnl4a gene encoding thioredoxin-like protein 4A isoform X2, translated as MYELYDPCTVMFFFRNKHIMIDLGTGNNNKINWAMEDKQEMVDIIETVYRGARKGRGLVVSPKDYSTKYRY; from the exons ATGTATGAGTTATATGACCCGTGTACTGTCATGTTTTTCTTCAG aaacAAACATATCATGATTGACTTGGGCACTGGCAACAACAACAAGATCAACTGGGCCATGGAAGACAAGCAGGAAATGGTGGACATCATAGAGACTGTGTACCGTGGTGCCCGCAAAGGCCGGGGGCTGGTGGTGTCGCCCAAGGACTACTCTACAAAGTACAGATACTGA
- the Hsbp1l1 gene encoding heat shock factor-binding protein 1-like protein 1, with amino-acid sequence MDARAPEVPCGDVLQNAAENLLQELEDHFRTLTTTLNLRMEEMGSRIEDLQKNVDDLMVQAGIENSIKEQTT; translated from the exons ATGGACGCCCGGGCGCCGGAAGTTCCTTGCGGGGACGTACTGCAGAATGCG GCAGAAAATCTACTTCAGGAGCTTGAAGACCACTTCCGAACCCTGACTACGACGTTAAACCTCAGAA TGGAAGAAATGGGAAGTCGCATCGAGGACTTACAGAAAAACGTTGATGACCTAATGGTTCAAGCTGGAATCGAGAATTCTATCAAAGAACAAACG ACCTGA